Proteins co-encoded in one Natronorubrum daqingense genomic window:
- a CDS encoding carbohydrate ABC transporter permease — MATDMEPVDQSRRFYDDGISIGGFEITSEDFWGWLTILPVLVLYTLVALIPIGFAFVASLHNLPLLNPQWEFVGLDNYIEVFQIDRFWGSMWRGFVFMVGSTVIQLVVGVWMALVLNKISRGSRLLSTLVFTSYLIPTIIVTMVFLFMLDPYDGVLHAAGTQLGLWDDYLLGNTSLSMTAVILISSWKFSAFVTLFTLAQLQSIPDRFYEAAKVCGATTWEMFRDITLPRLYGAILVVIFLRAVFMFNKYDIIYQLTQGGPGSATTTMPILAYRETFELGAYGMGNAVAIVMFLFLLVSGILYLKHMNPSQEVQT; from the coding sequence ATGGCAACCGACATGGAGCCTGTCGACCAGTCACGTCGTTTTTACGACGACGGGATTTCGATCGGCGGGTTCGAAATTACCTCGGAGGACTTCTGGGGCTGGTTGACGATCCTGCCAGTGTTGGTCCTCTACACGCTCGTCGCACTGATACCGATCGGCTTCGCGTTCGTCGCATCGTTACACAACCTGCCGCTTTTGAACCCACAGTGGGAGTTCGTCGGGCTCGACAATTACATCGAGGTCTTCCAGATCGATCGGTTCTGGGGATCGATGTGGCGTGGCTTCGTGTTCATGGTCGGTTCGACGGTGATCCAGTTGGTCGTGGGCGTCTGGATGGCACTCGTCTTGAACAAGATATCGCGCGGCAGTCGGTTGCTGAGCACGCTCGTGTTCACGTCGTATCTGATCCCGACGATCATCGTCACCATGGTGTTCTTGTTCATGCTGGATCCCTACGACGGGGTACTCCACGCGGCGGGGACGCAACTCGGTCTCTGGGACGACTACTTGCTCGGGAACACGAGCCTCTCGATGACGGCGGTTATCCTCATCAGTAGCTGGAAGTTCTCGGCGTTCGTGACGCTGTTCACGCTCGCACAGTTGCAGTCCATTCCAGACCGGTTCTACGAGGCCGCGAAGGTCTGTGGGGCGACGACTTGGGAGATGTTCCGCGACATCACGCTGCCTCGACTCTACGGAGCGATCTTGGTCGTGATCTTCCTGCGCGCGGTGTTCATGTTCAACAAGTACGACATCATCTACCAGTTGACCCAGGGCGGACCGGGAAGTGCGACGACGACGATGCCGATTCTCGCCTACAGGGAGACGTTCGAACTCGGCGCGTACGGAATGGGTAACGCTGTTGCCATCGTTATGTTCCTGTTCTTGCTCGTGAGCGGGATCCTCTACTTGAAACACATGAACCCGAGCCAGGAGGTCCAAACATGA
- a CDS encoding acyl-CoA dehydrogenase family protein has protein sequence MDFSEPSEAVQITQALDDFIDQEVSPLESEYEEFLGPDYEKHIVDENHRQVPEYRDIVETIRKKSVEAGFYGMTMPEEAGGGDVDILTRAIVGEHMSNRPPGFHSAIFGGAGGPTPILLACDEDQREEYLKPLMDGEITTCFALTEPGHGSDAHYMDTTAEKDGDEWVISGQKCFITNGPYADFVMVFARTSGEDGDLGGITCFLVDADNPGFEVGTIHRSMGMTPGTHSELYFNDCRVGEDKVLGEVDRGFQSAMDWIGGGRINIAAGSVGTAQFLLDMSVEYARERETFDKPIGHRQGVSFQLAELATDIEQVRQLYRYAAWKMDEGERARKEESMAKLRGAQLANDAADIAMQVHGGAGFMKELPIERNYRSARVFRIFEGTDEIQKRTIARELI, from the coding sequence ATGGACTTTAGCGAACCGTCCGAGGCAGTGCAGATTACCCAAGCGCTCGACGATTTCATCGATCAGGAAGTCTCCCCACTCGAGAGCGAGTACGAGGAGTTCCTCGGCCCGGATTACGAGAAACACATCGTCGACGAGAATCACCGACAGGTGCCCGAATATCGAGATATCGTCGAAACCATCCGGAAGAAATCGGTCGAGGCTGGGTTCTACGGGATGACGATGCCGGAAGAAGCGGGTGGCGGTGACGTCGATATCCTCACTCGAGCGATCGTCGGCGAGCACATGTCGAACCGACCGCCGGGCTTTCACAGTGCGATCTTCGGCGGTGCAGGCGGACCGACGCCCATTCTCCTCGCCTGCGACGAAGACCAGCGCGAAGAGTACCTGAAGCCACTGATGGACGGTGAGATCACGACCTGTTTCGCACTCACCGAGCCGGGTCACGGTAGCGACGCCCATTACATGGACACGACCGCCGAGAAAGACGGTGACGAGTGGGTGATTAGCGGCCAGAAGTGCTTCATCACGAACGGCCCCTACGCGGACTTCGTGATGGTCTTCGCGCGAACGAGCGGCGAAGATGGTGACCTCGGCGGGATCACGTGTTTCCTCGTCGACGCGGACAACCCCGGCTTCGAAGTCGGGACGATCCACCGCTCGATGGGAATGACCCCCGGCACGCACTCGGAACTGTACTTCAACGACTGTCGCGTCGGCGAGGACAAAGTCCTCGGCGAGGTCGACCGCGGTTTCCAGTCGGCGATGGACTGGATCGGCGGCGGCCGAATCAACATCGCCGCTGGCTCCGTCGGCACGGCGCAGTTCCTCCTCGACATGTCCGTCGAGTACGCCCGCGAGCGAGAGACCTTCGACAAACCGATCGGACACCGACAGGGCGTCTCCTTCCAACTCGCCGAACTCGCGACTGACATCGAGCAGGTCAGACAGCTCTATCGCTACGCCGCCTGGAAGATGGACGAGGGCGAGCGCGCACGCAAAGAGGAGTCTATGGCGAAGCTTCGCGGAGCACAACTCGCCAACGACGCCGCCGACATCGCGATGCAGGTCCACGGTGGTGCCGGCTTCATGAAGGAACTCCCGATCGAACGCAACTACCGCTCGGCTCGCGTCTTTCGCATCTTCGAAGGAACCGACGAGATCCAAAAGCGCACGATCGCTCGAGAACTCATCTGA
- a CDS encoding APC family permease, giving the protein MSNAEFKIIDEKIGLFGGTLLLVGNVIAMTAFLLPAHLIADDGLGPEVAIAMMLVILPVTFSILSTLQIGGAMPAAGGSYVYGSRLISPFFGFLLPWIVIPSIWLGQLYLAFGFAEFMRFFPTFDWIPMWALMYAVMIPFIILNILGIRIVTQVQIVLVSIIIGGMLLFIVPGSLYIDTANYTGMFESGTGAFFLAIVSLSIAMHGFNLATDLGEELEDPVKNIPRVLGLSAVISIGLMVLLVVVAVGVVPLDFYIENRDAGVAYAAFEFLPTGGAYFVAFAAVVGAFTSLNTLYTAYSRQLMRAARDEAIPLFFAKLHPKYQTPHRAILLLAVPALLMVPPISSTTPVIMAAVLSITSMIGAIISAVALWNLPKRFERRYEYSIYKLPRPVLKVVAVSSALVSSIFLAGVSLELGWILAIIFGWIILAYPAYRYRVRSLQKKKDVDLVKRMKSLHDYEEQRAEEGSRASESEDEAETETPEAQSNTSSTTED; this is encoded by the coding sequence ATGTCTAACGCAGAGTTCAAGATTATCGACGAGAAGATCGGTCTCTTCGGGGGCACGTTACTCCTCGTCGGCAACGTCATCGCGATGACGGCGTTCCTGTTACCGGCTCACCTGATCGCCGACGACGGCCTCGGACCGGAGGTCGCCATCGCCATGATGCTCGTCATCCTGCCGGTAACCTTCAGCATCCTCAGCACGCTCCAAATCGGTGGCGCGATGCCCGCGGCGGGTGGGAGTTACGTTTACGGCTCGAGGCTGATCAGTCCGTTCTTCGGATTCTTACTCCCGTGGATCGTCATCCCCTCGATCTGGCTCGGTCAACTGTACCTCGCGTTCGGGTTCGCCGAGTTCATGCGCTTTTTCCCGACGTTCGATTGGATCCCGATGTGGGCGTTGATGTACGCCGTCATGATTCCGTTCATCATCCTGAACATTCTGGGCATCCGGATCGTGACGCAGGTTCAGATCGTCCTCGTCTCGATCATTATCGGCGGCATGTTGCTCTTTATCGTGCCGGGATCGCTCTACATCGACACCGCGAACTACACGGGTATGTTCGAATCCGGAACGGGTGCGTTCTTCCTCGCGATCGTCTCGTTATCGATCGCGATGCACGGGTTCAACCTCGCGACCGACTTAGGTGAGGAACTCGAGGATCCGGTGAAGAACATTCCCAGGGTGTTAGGACTCAGCGCCGTGATTTCGATCGGGCTCATGGTGCTCCTCGTCGTCGTCGCCGTCGGCGTCGTTCCGCTCGACTTCTACATCGAGAATCGGGATGCCGGCGTCGCGTACGCGGCCTTCGAGTTCCTGCCGACCGGCGGTGCCTACTTCGTCGCCTTCGCCGCCGTCGTCGGGGCGTTCACCTCGCTCAACACGCTCTATACCGCCTACTCGAGACAGCTCATGCGAGCGGCTCGAGACGAGGCAATTCCGCTGTTCTTCGCGAAACTTCACCCGAAGTACCAGACGCCACACCGAGCGATCTTGTTGCTCGCCGTCCCGGCGTTGCTTATGGTGCCGCCGATTAGCTCGACGACGCCCGTCATCATGGCCGCGGTTCTGTCGATCACGTCGATGATCGGCGCGATCATCAGTGCCGTCGCGCTGTGGAACCTGCCGAAGCGCTTCGAGCGTCGCTACGAGTACTCGATCTACAAACTGCCACGACCGGTACTGAAAGTTGTCGCCGTCTCGAGTGCGCTCGTGTCGTCGATCTTCTTGGCCGGCGTCTCGCTCGAACTCGGCTGGATCCTCGCGATCATCTTCGGCTGGATCATCCTCGCGTACCCGGCTTACCGCTACCGGGTTCGTTCCCTTCAGAAGAAAAAAGATGTCGACCTCGTAAAGCGCATGAAATCACTGCACGACTACGAGGAACAGCGAGCCGAAGAGGGTTCTCGCGCTTCGGAGTCCGAGGACGAAGCAGAGACTGAGACGCCAGAGGCGCAATCGAACACCTCATCGACCACCGAAGACTGA
- a CDS encoding ABC transporter substrate-binding protein — translation MPGSGIHRRQVLSGLGVGAAGLFAGCLGGGDDDELHILTDLTGGEWETYWEEELIPGFEEDSDVPVNIEYTGLHGSGEQRLATLLQSGDAPEFYHGTTSEFGDLINQGLTRQVDDVVDDLEEEWGDALFKYTLQPMTGDRDEETHSIPHGVYVGGCLNYRADVYEALDLEVPETWDELVDNAQAIDESDEFEEMRGFGLAGEPVGKSGSDFANWLYNSGGDVWQENGDGELELWFDEEHVMPVLDVLLELSEYSPDASAIGWEDTIEDWIGGRYGQCFMNNAWLCGPAYEAGAEDLALATEQALIPTRDGADPVTRGWVLVNGTPIIDGSSNPETAEEFKRYMYGADNHVEVSLMEPMRFIPPYEEIIDDDEYQEAEIFQVEDGAFLEKNEFIMDEIVPELESPELPSSPETLHVGTFDIPAELTNRVLVDGEDPEEAYEWAVGEYETRYDDVQDQANY, via the coding sequence ATGCCAGGTAGTGGTATACACAGGCGACAGGTACTGTCAGGCCTCGGCGTCGGAGCGGCCGGACTCTTCGCGGGGTGTCTCGGCGGCGGAGACGACGACGAACTACACATCCTCACCGATCTGACCGGCGGCGAGTGGGAAACGTACTGGGAGGAAGAGCTCATCCCGGGATTCGAGGAAGACTCGGACGTCCCGGTCAACATCGAGTACACGGGCTTACACGGGTCGGGCGAGCAACGGCTCGCGACGCTGTTACAATCCGGTGACGCACCCGAGTTCTATCACGGAACGACCTCCGAGTTCGGCGACCTGATCAACCAGGGGCTGACCAGACAGGTCGACGACGTGGTCGACGACCTCGAGGAGGAGTGGGGTGACGCGCTGTTCAAGTACACGCTCCAGCCGATGACCGGCGACCGCGACGAAGAGACGCACTCGATTCCCCACGGCGTCTACGTGGGTGGCTGTCTCAACTACCGAGCCGACGTGTACGAGGCGCTGGATCTCGAGGTGCCCGAAACCTGGGACGAACTCGTCGACAACGCCCAAGCCATCGACGAGTCGGACGAGTTCGAAGAGATGCGCGGGTTCGGCCTCGCCGGAGAGCCGGTCGGCAAATCCGGCTCGGACTTCGCTAATTGGCTCTACAACTCCGGCGGCGACGTCTGGCAGGAAAACGGCGACGGCGAACTCGAGTTGTGGTTCGACGAGGAACACGTGATGCCGGTGTTAGACGTCTTACTCGAGCTGTCGGAGTACTCACCGGACGCGTCGGCGATCGGCTGGGAGGACACCATCGAAGACTGGATCGGCGGCAGATACGGCCAGTGTTTCATGAACAACGCGTGGCTCTGTGGTCCAGCGTACGAGGCGGGCGCGGAGGACCTCGCCCTCGCAACCGAGCAAGCGCTGATACCGACTCGAGATGGTGCCGACCCGGTAACGCGAGGGTGGGTGCTCGTCAACGGGACGCCGATCATCGACGGCTCGAGCAACCCGGAGACCGCCGAGGAGTTCAAACGGTACATGTACGGGGCGGACAATCACGTCGAGGTCTCCCTGATGGAGCCGATGCGGTTCATCCCGCCCTACGAGGAGATCATCGACGACGACGAGTATCAGGAGGCGGAGATCTTCCAGGTCGAAGACGGGGCGTTCCTCGAGAAAAACGAGTTCATCATGGACGAGATCGTTCCCGAACTCGAGAGCCCGGAACTGCCCTCGAGCCCGGAGACGCTCCACGTCGGGACGTTCGACATCCCCGCAGAGTTGACCAACCGAGTGCTGGTCGACGGCGAGGATCCCGAAGAGGCCTACGAGTGGGCGGTCGGCGAGTACGAGACACGCTACGATGACGTCCAAGACCAAGCAAACTACTGA
- a CDS encoding ABC transporter ATP-binding protein translates to MAAITIQNLTKRFGSLVAVDDFSLTIEDGEFITLVGPSGCGKTTTLRCVAGLESTTSGTVMFGEHDVTDYPVQQRGIALLFQDIALYPHMTVEENIGYPLKLEGQSKEQRSERVRDAAEMLQIEDQLEKHPSELSGGQQQRVALGRSIVREPAMFLFDEPMSDLDAKLKHELRPLFAEVTEKVGCPTMYVTHDQEEAMTMSDRIAVMNDGELEQVGTPREVYDEPQSSFVGEFIGRPNMEFFDADVSRQNGTMDLSIGDTAYQIATSEALAQYEDGNVRIGIRPQDISVSSDADDGLTGEHVFDETLGDQTHSLFDTPLGRLTVVTPPKFRGNGQQYGLEFDTNAMKAFDPKSGLRIE, encoded by the coding sequence ATGGCAGCAATCACCATTCAGAACCTCACGAAACGATTCGGATCGCTCGTCGCCGTCGACGACTTCAGCCTCACCATCGAGGACGGCGAATTCATCACCCTCGTCGGCCCATCGGGCTGTGGGAAGACGACGACGCTTCGCTGCGTCGCCGGCCTCGAGAGCACGACCTCCGGCACGGTCATGTTCGGCGAACACGACGTTACCGACTACCCCGTCCAGCAGCGGGGAATCGCGTTGCTCTTCCAGGACATCGCGTTGTACCCACACATGACGGTCGAAGAGAACATCGGCTACCCGTTGAAACTCGAGGGCCAGAGCAAGGAACAGCGCAGCGAACGAGTTCGCGATGCCGCGGAGATGCTCCAGATCGAAGATCAACTCGAGAAACACCCGAGCGAACTCTCCGGGGGACAACAACAGCGCGTCGCGCTGGGGCGGTCCATCGTCAGGGAGCCCGCGATGTTCCTGTTCGACGAGCCGATGAGCGACCTCGACGCGAAGCTCAAACACGAATTGCGGCCGCTGTTCGCCGAAGTAACTGAGAAGGTCGGCTGTCCGACGATGTACGTCACCCACGATCAGGAAGAGGCGATGACGATGTCCGACCGTATCGCCGTGATGAACGACGGCGAACTCGAGCAGGTCGGGACGCCGAGGGAGGTCTACGACGAGCCACAATCGTCGTTCGTCGGGGAGTTCATCGGTCGACCGAACATGGAGTTCTTCGACGCCGACGTCTCTCGACAGAACGGAACGATGGATCTGTCGATCGGAGATACGGCCTATCAAATCGCCACCTCGGAGGCGTTAGCCCAGTACGAAGACGGAAACGTTCGAATCGGTATTCGACCACAGGACATCTCGGTTTCCTCGGATGCCGACGACGGACTCACCGGCGAACACGTCTTCGACGAGACGCTCGGCGATCAGACGCACAGCCTCTTCGACACGCCGCTGGGACGGCTCACCGTCGTGACGCCGCCGAAGTTCCGCGGAAACGGCCAGCAGTACGGCCTCGAGTTCGACACGAACGCGATGAAGGCGTTCGACCCGAAGAGCGGGCTTCGGATCGAGTAA
- a CDS encoding carbohydrate ABC transporter permease translates to MSTQTGGDDTPDEPSLGRSFRLSHTYRSLIYRTGLYGSMTVLFVILGFPIYWMAQNAFKTRLGLQEGITFFPTPDIFTVQQFDVIFNPTVGRYLLNSVIVTIGVVVTVIVVSLIAGYGLARFNYKHKVKTARFLLVGYMFSPIVLAIPLYLIWDTLGLLNRYVGLILALSAMSMPFAVWLMWKYIQTIPASMEESAWVAGAPRWRGFLDVIVPQTKPAMIANSVFAFAIAWGDFTFAYILMPDDSATTFPPGIFRLFHSSWETGWPEFMAVSLLVSLPALLFAFFLQSYLLKGFKIRAL, encoded by the coding sequence ATGAGTACCCAGACCGGCGGAGACGACACGCCTGACGAACCGTCCCTCGGCCGCTCGTTCCGCCTCTCGCACACCTACCGGAGCCTCATCTACCGAACGGGACTCTACGGCAGTATGACCGTCCTCTTCGTAATTTTGGGCTTCCCGATCTACTGGATGGCTCAGAACGCGTTCAAGACCCGTCTCGGGCTCCAAGAGGGGATTACGTTCTTCCCCACGCCGGACATCTTCACGGTCCAGCAGTTCGACGTGATCTTCAACCCGACTGTCGGTCGCTACCTCTTGAACAGCGTCATCGTCACGATCGGGGTCGTCGTGACCGTCATCGTCGTCTCCCTGATCGCGGGCTACGGCCTCGCCCGGTTCAACTACAAACACAAGGTCAAGACGGCGCGATTCTTGCTGGTCGGCTACATGTTCAGCCCGATCGTCCTCGCGATTCCGCTGTACCTCATCTGGGATACGCTCGGACTCCTGAACAGGTACGTCGGCCTCATCCTCGCACTGAGCGCGATGTCGATGCCGTTCGCCGTCTGGTTGATGTGGAAGTACATCCAGACCATCCCGGCCTCGATGGAGGAATCCGCGTGGGTCGCCGGCGCGCCGAGGTGGCGTGGCTTCCTCGACGTGATCGTCCCGCAGACGAAACCGGCGATGATCGCCAACTCGGTCTTCGCGTTCGCGATCGCCTGGGGCGACTTCACGTTCGCGTACATCCTCATGCCCGACGATTCGGCGACGACGTTCCCGCCGGGGATCTTCCGACTGTTTCACTCCTCGTGGGAAACCGGCTGGCCTGAGTTCATGGCCGTGAGCCTCCTCGTCTCACTGCCCGCACTCCTGTTCGCGTTCTTCCTCCAGTCGTACCTGCTGAAGGGCTTCAAGATTCGCGCACTCTGA
- the rdfA gene encoding rod-determining factor RdfA, with amino-acid sequence MGEDESGRRRTKVERIIDEYGLEEWGARLEAEWIGDGTERTSLRDLADLFNRAVLRAALIDAGESVTDADVGHLYETLTDDSVPRSDTVRKRRDLERSGIDVEALQSHFVTHQAVHTYLTSVRDAALPDEDPTDRLERKRTTIERLSGRTQVVTDATLEELVTADRLTDRSYEVFVNVRVVCENCGSDYPIVDLLERGGCDCEPAGST; translated from the coding sequence ATGGGCGAGGACGAGAGCGGGCGACGACGAACGAAAGTCGAACGCATCATCGACGAGTACGGACTCGAGGAGTGGGGCGCTCGCCTCGAGGCGGAGTGGATCGGTGACGGAACGGAGCGAACGAGTCTGCGCGACCTGGCCGACCTGTTCAACCGGGCCGTTCTCAGGGCTGCACTCATCGATGCGGGCGAATCCGTCACCGACGCCGACGTCGGTCACCTCTACGAGACGCTGACGGACGACAGCGTCCCCCGGTCCGACACCGTCCGAAAGCGCCGTGACCTCGAACGATCCGGAATCGACGTCGAGGCGCTCCAGTCACACTTCGTCACGCATCAGGCGGTCCACACCTACCTGACGTCCGTCCGCGACGCTGCCCTCCCCGACGAAGACCCGACCGACCGCCTCGAGCGAAAGCGGACCACGATCGAACGCCTCTCCGGCCGGACGCAGGTCGTCACGGACGCCACACTCGAAGAACTGGTGACCGCAGACCGGCTCACGGACCGCAGCTACGAGGTGTTCGTCAACGTCCGCGTCGTCTGTGAGAACTGCGGCTCAGACTATCCGATCGTCGACTTACTCGAGCGAGGCGGCTGCGATTGCGAGCCGGCGGGTAGCACCTGA
- a CDS encoding RDD family protein encodes MLDSIPTKRVPDPDLESASPSLLKRRAIATGIDLAVCYFVIETAILAVLLVAFTDAFLALGNGAFLLSLVGLVPIYLGYTFCFEWRYGRTPGKKRMGLLVVSEDGAHLSVHDAAIRNVLRYVDWLPVGYVLGWFVVRRSPTGRRLGDRLAGTLVVRPVTTAESLYDRDRHARGASASSERQ; translated from the coding sequence GTGCTCGATTCGATTCCCACCAAACGAGTGCCCGACCCCGACCTCGAGTCGGCGTCGCCGTCGTTGCTCAAACGCCGAGCGATCGCGACGGGAATCGACCTCGCCGTGTGCTATTTCGTTATCGAGACGGCAATACTGGCCGTGTTGCTGGTCGCGTTCACGGACGCCTTTCTGGCACTCGGAAACGGTGCGTTTCTCTTGAGCCTCGTCGGGCTCGTCCCGATCTACCTCGGCTATACGTTTTGCTTCGAGTGGCGCTACGGCCGAACGCCAGGGAAAAAGCGAATGGGACTCCTCGTCGTTAGCGAAGACGGCGCTCACCTGTCCGTCCACGATGCAGCAATTCGAAACGTCCTGCGATACGTCGACTGGCTCCCCGTCGGCTACGTCCTCGGCTGGTTCGTCGTTCGTCGCTCGCCGACCGGTCGTAGATTAGGTGATCGTCTCGCCGGGACGCTCGTCGTCCGACCGGTCACGACCGCGGAGTCGCTCTATGATCGCGATAGGCACGCGCGAGGCGCTTCCGCCTCGAGCGAGCGTCAGTAG
- a CDS encoding IclR family transcriptional regulator produces MTIQGTDEVDRVQAVVKTLDILEALWQAEGAGVTELTERTGLPKSTVHAHLTTLSSKGYVVQDGTDYRLSLRFLSFGEHVKHAEPLHAASETPLEDLAEWTGERVLCSTVQNGLGTIIRACDGERSVSSSITVGTPTYLHCSAGGKAMLAHFESHRVSRIVEGWGLPAFTEETITDRETLEIELETIRETGIAYSHGEYLPGISAVGAPVLSNEGEVHGAITVAGPQHRLENEWEHDELHNQLLSAANTVEVNLLFSE; encoded by the coding sequence ATGACAATCCAGGGCACGGACGAGGTGGATCGGGTTCAAGCGGTCGTCAAGACGCTCGACATCCTCGAGGCACTCTGGCAGGCCGAAGGCGCAGGCGTTACCGAACTGACCGAGCGAACGGGGCTCCCCAAAAGCACGGTACACGCTCACTTGACGACACTCTCTTCGAAAGGGTACGTCGTTCAGGACGGAACCGACTATCGTCTGAGCCTTCGATTCCTCTCGTTTGGCGAGCACGTCAAACACGCCGAACCACTCCACGCTGCGTCCGAAACCCCTCTCGAAGACCTCGCCGAGTGGACCGGTGAACGAGTGCTGTGTTCGACCGTACAAAACGGATTAGGAACGATCATCCGCGCGTGTGATGGCGAACGCTCCGTTTCCTCGAGTATCACCGTCGGGACGCCGACGTACCTCCACTGTTCTGCGGGTGGAAAGGCGATGCTCGCCCATTTCGAATCCCACCGTGTGAGTCGGATCGTCGAGGGGTGGGGCCTCCCCGCGTTCACCGAAGAGACCATTACGGACCGGGAGACGCTGGAAATCGAACTCGAGACGATTCGCGAGACCGGCATCGCGTACAGCCACGGCGAGTACTTGCCCGGTATTAGCGCCGTCGGTGCCCCGGTACTCTCGAACGAGGGGGAGGTCCACGGCGCGATTACGGTCGCCGGCCCACAACACCGCCTCGAGAACGAGTGGGAACACGACGAACTGCACAACCAACTGCTCTCGGCGGCGAACACCGTCGAAGTCAACCTCTTGTTCTCGGAGTAA
- a CDS encoding MBL fold metallo-hydrolase, protein MSKPTKQTEPSVASITRLEFDIEWPPKHAAAYLIEADAPIVIDAGDPSDRASETIRETLATKGYAPSDVEAVIVTHPHSDHIGQVPLLREAGATIYAPQPVLERLERDGDELAAGVSEVGQSAGYRGEAIEREIERARDSLQRNRRLLAPTEAVGFEFGEAFTVGGLQFEAVHTPGHQLHHASLATTIGDQRILFSGDALIEPFRSGAIHVGIDHGAYEAIDAFHDALDRLEPYSFDSVFPGHGPVFTDFDQTIEFTRNELESLTAETHEAIVTVGPATPMEITRHRMGEVRYPAQLLDTLGALGTLERRGRVEHVTRDGVRSYATVKPTP, encoded by the coding sequence ATGTCCAAGCCGACCAAACAGACCGAGCCGTCGGTCGCCTCCATCACCCGACTCGAGTTCGACATCGAGTGGCCGCCCAAACACGCCGCCGCGTACCTGATAGAGGCTGACGCGCCAATCGTGATCGACGCGGGTGATCCAAGCGACCGCGCGAGTGAGACGATCCGTGAGACCCTCGCGACGAAGGGGTACGCCCCCTCGGACGTCGAGGCAGTCATCGTCACCCACCCCCACAGCGATCACATCGGACAGGTCCCCCTGCTTCGGGAGGCCGGTGCGACCATCTACGCGCCCCAACCCGTCCTCGAGCGACTCGAGCGCGACGGCGACGAGTTGGCCGCGGGCGTCAGTGAGGTCGGACAATCCGCTGGCTACCGCGGAGAGGCGATCGAACGCGAGATCGAACGCGCGCGAGACTCGTTGCAGCGAAATCGTCGGCTCCTCGCCCCGACGGAGGCGGTCGGTTTCGAGTTCGGCGAGGCGTTTACCGTCGGGGGCCTCCAGTTCGAGGCGGTTCACACCCCCGGCCACCAGCTCCATCACGCGAGTCTCGCGACGACGATCGGTGACCAGCGAATCCTGTTCAGCGGCGACGCACTCATCGAGCCGTTTCGTTCCGGCGCGATCCACGTCGGGATCGACCACGGCGCCTACGAGGCGATCGACGCGTTTCACGACGCGTTGGATCGCCTCGAGCCGTACTCGTTCGACAGCGTCTTCCCCGGCCACGGGCCCGTGTTCACGGATTTCGACCAGACGATCGAGTTCACGCGCAACGAACTCGAGTCGCTCACGGCCGAGACGCACGAAGCGATCGTGACCGTGGGGCCGGCCACGCCGATGGAGATCACGCGCCACCGAATGGGCGAGGTTCGCTATCCCGCCCAACTCCTCGACACTCTCGGCGCACTCGGGACGTTAGAGCGCCGCGGCCGCGTCGAACACGTCACTCGAGACGGCGTGCGGTCGTACGCGACGGTAAAGCCGACGCCGTAG